CCCTACAATAGGTTTAAGCTGCACGGTAAATTGCAAAGTCAGTAGGCCTGGCAGGATTATTAGTTCCACCGAAAAGAGCGTTAAGAATCAAATGCTGTTTGAGCGATAGCGAGTTCATTTGATTTAGCGAATAAGGAGGTGAACTATATCCGAAGGGTCAAGCCTTGATTTTCCCGCCTGCCGGCAGGCAGGTTTGGTTCGTTTTTTTATCAAGAAAAAAATGAACAGGTACCCAAAACTTATAAAAATACCAGGCATTACACTCGCAGCGCTCAACCCCAAGCTTAGCTCCTATAGCTTATTACCTAATAATCCTCATACGTATCATTAGCTCTTAAAACTGTTCTAGTATTGAAAATACCCGATTACGTAGTGCTAATATGTGTATTTCAACGATTAAATAAACTATTATAAAGAAAATAACCCGTTTCTGTGGAAAACCGCAGAATAGCTATTTGTATTTAAAATACTTTAGTACTTGTAAGAAATTAAAACTCTCCCCCTAGATAAATTTTAAATACAAACTTGCGCATATTCGTAAGTTAGCAAACTTTAAAAAAAACACTAACCAAAACAAACCAAATATGAACGCTTTTTTTGGCTTTTCAGCTTTCGCACTTTTCATTGCTTTAATCGTAGGACTTATTAAACCTTCCATAATTTTAAGATGGTCAAAAAAACCGACAAGACTTAAGGTGTTGGGATTTTACATTATCGGATTTATTGGCATGGTAATTATTTCAATCGTGACAACAGATAAAGATGAAATGGCTAAATCCAATATCGAATCTGCAAATAAATATATTGAGAAGGGGCAATATGAAAATGCAATGACGGATCTTAAAAAGATAAAAGAAGACAATTCTATGTATCAAGAAGCTCAACAAATTCTTAAAAAAACGGACAGTTTAATCAAACTAACAGAAGAAAAAAAATTGTTGAACAAAAATGCGGAAATAGCAAAAACAAAGGAGGAAGAAAAAATAAAGCAAAAAGAGCAACTTAACCGTGAATTAAAATCTATTTCGGATGGTATTGACTTTTCAAGCTACAGAGAAAATATCGAATCTCTTCAAATAGAATTAATATTATAGAGGTCAGTAGCTAACTTCGTATCTTGATACTCAGTAAATATATTAAATTATGGATATTTTCAAGGGTCAAAATCTTCTAGAGTTCTCTGATTGCTTCAAAACGGACAATGATTGCAAAGAATATTTAGCAAATATTAAGTCTAAAACCCCTTTTAAATGTTCTAGATGCAATCATATAGCCTGTCAAACACGTGCTGATTTCTCTAGGCAATGTAATATTTGTAGACATACAGAATCCGCAACAGCAGATACATTATTTCACAAGGTAAAGTTTGGTGTTCGCAAAGCATTTTTTATTTGTTTTGAGATGGCTACAAGCACGAAAAGCTTATCTGCAAGTTATATGGGAGTACGTTACGGAGTAACAGAAAAAACAGCTAGACTTTTTATGCTTAAGGTCAGAGAAGCTATGTCTTCGAGTGGGAATAATCCTATGGACGGAGTTGTTCATGTAGATGAATTTGTTTTAGGGGGCAGAGAAGAAACAAAAGTTGGCAGAAGCTACAATGCTAAGAAAAAGAAGGCGGTTACAGCTGTTCAGCTTACAGAAGATGGAAAGGTAAAAAGAATGTATGCTATGAAAATAGATGATTTTTCAGCACAATCCTTACAATATATTTTTGTCAACCATATCAGCCGAAACGCAAAGATTACTACAGATAAATGGAGAGGCTATAGTCCTATTGCAAAGGCTTACGACATCACACAAATAGAAAGTAATGGAGGGTTAAATTTTAAAGCGCTTCATACAATGATACATCAGGTTAAATCTTGGATAAGAACAACTTATTCTTGGGTTAGTGACAATAATTTAAATAGATATTTCAATGAATTTTGTTTTAGAATAAACAGATCTCAAAGTAAAGCTACAATATTCAATAATCTTATTGTTAAAATGGTCAATAATGATAAAATCAATCAAGCTGAATTAATAAGTAATTAACTACTGACCTCTATAATATTATTTACTTCTTGGGCAAAAACAATCGCAGAAGGAGAAAATTCAGATGACACAGGAATTAAGAATCTTGCCACCCAATTAAAATCTAAAGTTGTAAAATTACAAGTGAGAGAATTTCCAATCTTAAGAAAAGAATATGCAAAAATAATTGCCAAAAAAATATGGGAAAATGATATTGACGTAACTTCAAGCAGCAGAGGGAATCGATATATAAATTTTTCGGGAGGAGTTTTCGCAGCTAACAAAAATAAACAGGAATTTCAAGAACAGGTAAATGAAGTTTTAAAAATGTTTAGATTTAACCAATCGCGCTACAGGTGGTATAAAGGAGCTGATGAATATACGTATTATACGATATACGAGGGTAAAGACTCCGATTTAATGTCATTTGACAAATAAAGAGGAATAAATAAATGTGCTTAACCATGTATAAAAAAAAAGGTGATTTAGTGCTAAAATATAAGCCATTAATTAGTATTAACCTTTGTATTCAATGAAATGTTCGGTGCTTCTAAATCTCTTACTTATCAAATACTTACCATTAGCAGCAATTTGAAAATATCAGAAAACACATTATAAAAAGTAAATTATGAATAAAACCCTTTGGATTTTACCTGTTCTAATTTTATTAAGTTGTAAAGAAGGTAAAGAACCAATTACAAAAAATGAAACTGAGATTGTAACGGATAAAATACTAGAAAAACCTATGAAAGCTAAACCGAAGTACAAAATAGATTTCGACGCTACAAAAATAGCAAACTTCACGGTTGAGAATACTGAATTTTCAAACCTAAAAGCTTTGACAGAAAAATTATCTGACTATTCTACTCAAGAACTAGAAGTCTTACCAAACTTCATCGGATTGACAATGTCTATTGTCGTGCCATTCGATATTTCAAAAGAGAATCTTGAAAATACTCTTAAATCCATCGTTCATGAGGAAACAGAAAAAAATACTGACATTGATGAAATTCTAATATTTGCTTATGATGATAAAAAGGATATTGGAACTGGTTATACATTTGGGAAATTACTATGGGCGCCCGATGCAAAAATAGGTAATGTAACACCTGAAATAGCTCTAAAAAATGTTCGAACGAATTATCGATTTGATATAATCATCAAAGAAAAAGTTGGCAATATTAAAAAAGAGGATTTGCCCA
This genomic stretch from Cellulophaga algicola DSM 14237 harbors:
- a CDS encoding IS1595-like element ISCal1 family transposase; the encoded protein is MDIFKGQNLLEFSDCFKTDNDCKEYLANIKSKTPFKCSRCNHIACQTRADFSRQCNICRHTESATADTLFHKVKFGVRKAFFICFEMATSTKSLSASYMGVRYGVTEKTARLFMLKVREAMSSSGNNPMDGVVHVDEFVLGGREETKVGRSYNAKKKKAVTAVQLTEDGKVKRMYAMKIDDFSAQSLQYIFVNHISRNAKITTDKWRGYSPIAKAYDITQIESNGGLNFKALHTMIHQVKSWIRTTYSWVSDNNLNRYFNEFCFRINRSQSKATIFNNLIVKMVNNDKINQAELISN